Proteins from one Setaria italica strain Yugu1 chromosome V, Setaria_italica_v2.0, whole genome shotgun sequence genomic window:
- the LOC101767335 gene encoding homeobox-leucine zipper protein ROC5 isoform X1, translating to MSFGSLFDGGAGGGGCGGMQFPFSGGFSSSPALSLGLQDNAGGGGGMGGGRALPGGAGDGSARDADAENDSRSGSDHLDAMSGGGEDEDDAEPGNPRKRKKRYHRHTPQQIQELEALFKECPHPDEKQRGELSRRLGLDPRQVKFWFQNRRTQMKTQLERHENALLKQENDKLRAENMTIREAMRTPMCGSCGSPAMLGEVSLEEQHLCIENARLKDELNRVYALATKFLGKPMAMLSGPMLQPHLSSLPMPSSSLELAVGGFRGLGSIPSATMPGSMSEFAGGVSSPLGTVITPARATGSAPPSMVGIDRSMLLELAISAMDELVKLAQIDEPLWLPSLNGSPNKEMLNFEEYAQSFLPCIGVKPVGYVSEASRESGLVIIDDSVALVETLMDERRWSDMFSCMIAKATILEEVTSGIAGSRNGALLLMKAELQVLSPLVPIREVTFLRFCKQLAEGAWAVVDVSIDGLVRDQNSATISNAGNVRCRRLPSGCVMQDTPNGYCKVTWVEHTEYDEASVHQLYRPLLRSGLAFGARRWLAMLQRQCECLAILMSPDTVSANDSSVITQEGKRSMLKLARRMTENFCAGVSASSAREWSKLDGATGSIGEDVRVMARKSVDEPGEPPGVVLSAATSVWVPVAPEKLFNFLRDEQLRAEWDILSNGGPMQEMANIAKGQEHGNSVSLLRASAMSANQSSMLILQETCTDASGSMVVYAPVDIPAMQLVMNGGDSTYVALLPSGFAILPDGPSTGAEHKTGGSLLTVAFQILVNSQPTAKLTVESVETVNNLISCTIKKIKTALQWDSA from the exons atgagCTTCGGGAGCCTGTTCGACGGcggggcgggcggtggcggatgCGGCGGGATGCAGTTCCCGTTCTCCGGCGGCTTCTCGTCCTCGCCGGCGCTCTCCCTCGGCCTG CAGGAcaacgccggtggcggcggcggcatgggcggCGGGCGTGCGCTCCCCGGTGGCGCGGGCGACGGGTCGGCGAGGGACGCGGACGCGGAGAACGACAGCCGCTCCGGGAGCGACCACCTCGACGCCATgtccggcggtggcgaggacgaggacgacgccgAGCCAGGCAACCCGCGCAAGCGCAAGAAGCGATACCACCGCCACACGCCGCAGCAGATCCAGGAGCTCGAGGC GCTCTTCAAGGAGTGCCCTCACCCGGACGAGAAGCAGCGCGGCGAGCTCAGCAGGAGGCTCGGCCTCGACCCGCGCCAGGTCAAGTTCTGGTTCCAGAACCGCCGCACGCAGATGAAG ACGCAACTGGAGCGGCACGAGAACGCGCTGCTCAAGCAAGAGAACGACAAGCTGCGCGCCGAGAACATGACGATCCGGGAGGCCATGCGCACCCCGATGTGCGGCAGCTGCGGGAGCCCCGCCATGCTTGGGGAGGTGTCCCTGGAGGAGCAGCACCTGTGCATCGAGAATGCGCGGCTCAAGGACGAGCTCAACCGCGTCTACGCCCTCGCCACCAAGTTCCTCGGCAAGCCCATGGCCATGCTCTCGGGACCTATGCTGCAGCCACACCTGTCGTCCCTGCCCATGCCGAGCTCGTCACTCGAGCTGGCAGTCGGTGGCTTCCGTGGCCTAGGGTCTATCCCCTCCGCCACGATGCCTGGTTCCATGAGCGAGTTTGCTGGGGGTGTGTCCAGCCCGTTGGGCACTGTGATCACACCAGCACGGGCAACCGGATCTGCCCCACCGTCTATGGTGGGCATTGACAGGTCCATGTTGTTGGAGCTTGCGATCAGTGCGATGGATGAACTAGTCAAGCTGGCACAGATTGATGAGCCTTTGTGGCTTCCGAGCCTCAATGGTTCTCCCAACAAGGAGATGCTGAACTTTGAGGAGTATGCCCAATCCTTCCTACCCTGCATCGGCGTCAAGCCTGTGGGGTATGTGTCCGAGGCCTCTAGGGAGTCTGGCCTTGTCATCATCGACGACAGCGTTGCCCTTGTTGAGACTCTTATGGATGAG AGACGGTGGTCCGACATGTTCTCATGCATGATTGCTAAGGCCACAATCCTAGAGGAGGTGACCTCCGGCATTGCAGGAAGTAGAAATGgtgcgctgctgctg ATGAAGGCTGAGCTACAGGTGCTCTCACCTTTAGTCCCCATCAGGGAGGTCACATTTCTCAGGTTTTGCAAGCAGCTGGCTGAGGGTGCATGGGCAGTAGTAGATGTGTCTATTGATGGATTGGTGAGAGATCAGAACTCTGCAACAATATCCAACGCTGGAAATGTAAGGTGCAGGCGGTTACCTTCTGGCTGTGTGATGCAAGACACTCCCAATGGCTACTGCAAG GTCACATGGGTCGAGCATACGGAATACGATGAGGCATCAGTACACCAGCTCTATAGACCACTTCTCCGGTCCGGGCTTGCCTTTGGAGCCAGGCGGTGGCTTGCGATGCTGCAGCGTCAGTGTGAATGCCTGGCCATACTCATGTCTCCTGATACAGTTTCAGCAAATGACTCGTCAG TTATAACACAAGAGGGGAAGCGAAGCATGCTGAAGCTGGCACGGCGGATGACGGAAAACTTCTGTGCTGGGGTCAGCGCGTCATCTGCACGTGAATGGAGCAAGCTGGATGGTGCGACAGGAAGCATAGGGGAGGATGTGCGCGTCATGGCACGGAAGAGTGTGGATGAGCCCGGGGAGCCACCGGGCGTGGTGCTGAGTGCTGCTACATCAGTGTGGGTGCCCGTGGCTCCGGAGAAGCTGTTCAACTTCCTCCGTGACGAGCAGCTGCGTGCAGAGTGGGATATCCTCAGCAACGGAGGCCCAATGCAGGAGATGGCTAACATTGCCAAGGGTCAAGAGCACGGGAACTCAGTGTCACTCCTCAGGGCCAGT GCCATGAGTGCCAACCAGAGCAGCATGTTGATCCTCCAGGAGACCTGCACTGATGCATCAGGCTCCATGGTTGTGTATGCTCCTGTGGACATCCCGGCAATGCAGCTCGTCATGAACGGCGGGGATTCCACCTATGTTGCTCTGCTGCCGTCTGGGTTTGCCATCCTGCCTGATGGTCCCAGCACCGGTGCTGAGCACAAGACTGGTGGCTCATTGCTCACCGTCGCCTTCCAGATCCTCGTCAACAGCCAGCCGACCGCCAAGCTCACTGTGGAATCAGTAGAGACTGTGAACAACCTCATCTCCTGCACAATCAAGAAGATCAAGACGGCGCTGCAGTGGGATTCCGCCTGA
- the LOC101767335 gene encoding homeobox-leucine zipper protein ROC5 isoform X2, protein MSFGSLFDGGAGGGGCGGMQFPFSGGFSSSPALSLGLDNAGGGGGMGGGRALPGGAGDGSARDADAENDSRSGSDHLDAMSGGGEDEDDAEPGNPRKRKKRYHRHTPQQIQELEALFKECPHPDEKQRGELSRRLGLDPRQVKFWFQNRRTQMKTQLERHENALLKQENDKLRAENMTIREAMRTPMCGSCGSPAMLGEVSLEEQHLCIENARLKDELNRVYALATKFLGKPMAMLSGPMLQPHLSSLPMPSSSLELAVGGFRGLGSIPSATMPGSMSEFAGGVSSPLGTVITPARATGSAPPSMVGIDRSMLLELAISAMDELVKLAQIDEPLWLPSLNGSPNKEMLNFEEYAQSFLPCIGVKPVGYVSEASRESGLVIIDDSVALVETLMDERRWSDMFSCMIAKATILEEVTSGIAGSRNGALLLMKAELQVLSPLVPIREVTFLRFCKQLAEGAWAVVDVSIDGLVRDQNSATISNAGNVRCRRLPSGCVMQDTPNGYCKVTWVEHTEYDEASVHQLYRPLLRSGLAFGARRWLAMLQRQCECLAILMSPDTVSANDSSVITQEGKRSMLKLARRMTENFCAGVSASSAREWSKLDGATGSIGEDVRVMARKSVDEPGEPPGVVLSAATSVWVPVAPEKLFNFLRDEQLRAEWDILSNGGPMQEMANIAKGQEHGNSVSLLRASAMSANQSSMLILQETCTDASGSMVVYAPVDIPAMQLVMNGGDSTYVALLPSGFAILPDGPSTGAEHKTGGSLLTVAFQILVNSQPTAKLTVESVETVNNLISCTIKKIKTALQWDSA, encoded by the exons atgagCTTCGGGAGCCTGTTCGACGGcggggcgggcggtggcggatgCGGCGGGATGCAGTTCCCGTTCTCCGGCGGCTTCTCGTCCTCGCCGGCGCTCTCCCTCGGCCTG GAcaacgccggtggcggcggcggcatgggcggCGGGCGTGCGCTCCCCGGTGGCGCGGGCGACGGGTCGGCGAGGGACGCGGACGCGGAGAACGACAGCCGCTCCGGGAGCGACCACCTCGACGCCATgtccggcggtggcgaggacgaggacgacgccgAGCCAGGCAACCCGCGCAAGCGCAAGAAGCGATACCACCGCCACACGCCGCAGCAGATCCAGGAGCTCGAGGC GCTCTTCAAGGAGTGCCCTCACCCGGACGAGAAGCAGCGCGGCGAGCTCAGCAGGAGGCTCGGCCTCGACCCGCGCCAGGTCAAGTTCTGGTTCCAGAACCGCCGCACGCAGATGAAG ACGCAACTGGAGCGGCACGAGAACGCGCTGCTCAAGCAAGAGAACGACAAGCTGCGCGCCGAGAACATGACGATCCGGGAGGCCATGCGCACCCCGATGTGCGGCAGCTGCGGGAGCCCCGCCATGCTTGGGGAGGTGTCCCTGGAGGAGCAGCACCTGTGCATCGAGAATGCGCGGCTCAAGGACGAGCTCAACCGCGTCTACGCCCTCGCCACCAAGTTCCTCGGCAAGCCCATGGCCATGCTCTCGGGACCTATGCTGCAGCCACACCTGTCGTCCCTGCCCATGCCGAGCTCGTCACTCGAGCTGGCAGTCGGTGGCTTCCGTGGCCTAGGGTCTATCCCCTCCGCCACGATGCCTGGTTCCATGAGCGAGTTTGCTGGGGGTGTGTCCAGCCCGTTGGGCACTGTGATCACACCAGCACGGGCAACCGGATCTGCCCCACCGTCTATGGTGGGCATTGACAGGTCCATGTTGTTGGAGCTTGCGATCAGTGCGATGGATGAACTAGTCAAGCTGGCACAGATTGATGAGCCTTTGTGGCTTCCGAGCCTCAATGGTTCTCCCAACAAGGAGATGCTGAACTTTGAGGAGTATGCCCAATCCTTCCTACCCTGCATCGGCGTCAAGCCTGTGGGGTATGTGTCCGAGGCCTCTAGGGAGTCTGGCCTTGTCATCATCGACGACAGCGTTGCCCTTGTTGAGACTCTTATGGATGAG AGACGGTGGTCCGACATGTTCTCATGCATGATTGCTAAGGCCACAATCCTAGAGGAGGTGACCTCCGGCATTGCAGGAAGTAGAAATGgtgcgctgctgctg ATGAAGGCTGAGCTACAGGTGCTCTCACCTTTAGTCCCCATCAGGGAGGTCACATTTCTCAGGTTTTGCAAGCAGCTGGCTGAGGGTGCATGGGCAGTAGTAGATGTGTCTATTGATGGATTGGTGAGAGATCAGAACTCTGCAACAATATCCAACGCTGGAAATGTAAGGTGCAGGCGGTTACCTTCTGGCTGTGTGATGCAAGACACTCCCAATGGCTACTGCAAG GTCACATGGGTCGAGCATACGGAATACGATGAGGCATCAGTACACCAGCTCTATAGACCACTTCTCCGGTCCGGGCTTGCCTTTGGAGCCAGGCGGTGGCTTGCGATGCTGCAGCGTCAGTGTGAATGCCTGGCCATACTCATGTCTCCTGATACAGTTTCAGCAAATGACTCGTCAG TTATAACACAAGAGGGGAAGCGAAGCATGCTGAAGCTGGCACGGCGGATGACGGAAAACTTCTGTGCTGGGGTCAGCGCGTCATCTGCACGTGAATGGAGCAAGCTGGATGGTGCGACAGGAAGCATAGGGGAGGATGTGCGCGTCATGGCACGGAAGAGTGTGGATGAGCCCGGGGAGCCACCGGGCGTGGTGCTGAGTGCTGCTACATCAGTGTGGGTGCCCGTGGCTCCGGAGAAGCTGTTCAACTTCCTCCGTGACGAGCAGCTGCGTGCAGAGTGGGATATCCTCAGCAACGGAGGCCCAATGCAGGAGATGGCTAACATTGCCAAGGGTCAAGAGCACGGGAACTCAGTGTCACTCCTCAGGGCCAGT GCCATGAGTGCCAACCAGAGCAGCATGTTGATCCTCCAGGAGACCTGCACTGATGCATCAGGCTCCATGGTTGTGTATGCTCCTGTGGACATCCCGGCAATGCAGCTCGTCATGAACGGCGGGGATTCCACCTATGTTGCTCTGCTGCCGTCTGGGTTTGCCATCCTGCCTGATGGTCCCAGCACCGGTGCTGAGCACAAGACTGGTGGCTCATTGCTCACCGTCGCCTTCCAGATCCTCGTCAACAGCCAGCCGACCGCCAAGCTCACTGTGGAATCAGTAGAGACTGTGAACAACCTCATCTCCTGCACAATCAAGAAGATCAAGACGGCGCTGCAGTGGGATTCCGCCTGA